A window of the Scylla paramamosain isolate STU-SP2022 chromosome 34, ASM3559412v1, whole genome shotgun sequence genome harbors these coding sequences:
- the LOC135090160 gene encoding cysteine-rich hydrophobic domain-containing protein 2-like, with the protein MADFDAINTIERDDEDNSSSSLESYTQTPEPVIIRGAGNITVFGLSNRFCRDFPSALTGRLAPEEFAGSVGRVNTVLRKTLPVSARWLLCGCCFCLCTCGCSLWPVICLSKRTRNAIEKTLEAENTNLYHKLGLHWRLTRQRCDNSSLMEYVLVIEVIPKKDILRPD; encoded by the exons ATGGCAGATTTCGATGCCATCAACACAATCGAGAGAGATGACGAAGACAATTCCTCCTCATCCCTGGAGTCCTACACGCAGACGCCCGAGCCAGTCATCATTAGAGGCGCGGGCAACATCACAGT ATTCGGACTCAGCAATCGTTTTTGCCGTGACTTCCCAAGTGCTCTGACAGGGAGGTTAGCTCCCGAGGAGTTTGCCGGCTCAGTGGGGCGAGTCAACACTGTGCTGAGGAAGACGCTGCCCGTGTCTGCTCGCTGGCTCCTCTGTGGCTGCTGCTTCTGCCTGTGTACCTGCGGCTGCTCCCTCTGGCCGGTCATCTGCCTCAGTAAACGG ACGAGAAATGCAATAGAGAAGACTTTAGAAGCAGAGAACACCAATCTATACCACAAGCTTGGCCTTCACTGGAGACTCACCAGACAGAGATGTGATAATTCTTCCCTCATGGAGTAT GTGTTGGTGATTGAGGTgatacccaaaaaagacatcctGCGGCCGGACTGA